DNA sequence from the Sardina pilchardus chromosome 23, fSarPil1.1, whole genome shotgun sequence genome:
CCCAGCCTGTTAGAAAAATTAAGAAGGTTAACTGTCGACATGAATAAGCAGTTTATGGTCTATCTATGCTATTCCCTGTCTATGCTAAATGGTGGGCCTATGTTTGTAGTTTGAGGTCTACGCTATTTGCATTCTTATTTGCTGGTTCAGCAGGCTGAAGATCCTCAGTTAGAGTGTCCTCCATATTCACCTTCTTACTGGCTGGTTTGTTAGACTGAATATCCTCTTCAGCCTGAATGCTCTCCTTGTTTAGGTCCTCAGGGTCATCACAGCATGTTTGAAGGGCAGGCTTGTAGTCTGATGATCTGGAAACCTCACTTCAAGCAGTGTGTATTCTTGTTGGTAAAATGGTAGTAGAAACTTTGTACATACTTCCTCTTTGCCTCTTTGATCCCACAGGACTGATCAGATTTAGATTTAGATTTGAATTCTTACATGATCTGTTATTGATCCCACAGATATCCCACATCATACGAGAGATCCGGCAGTTTCAGCAGACACCTTACAGGATAGAGCACCAACCAAAGGTAATATGGAAAtaacattcatttatttgtttgtttgtagatggattgatggatggatgtttgtttttgtgctgtgAAATGGACCGGAAGGATATCCCATGTGTCTAATATCTTAATCGTAATTGTCAGTCAGTTTGACCGCTTGTGGTCTCTGTCTTAGGTCACTCAGTTCCTGCTTGACAAGACCCTGGTGATGGATGAGGACACCCTCTATGAACTTTCCCTGAAGATTGAACCCAGGATACCGCCTGCGTGAAATCACACAACAGATGCCACCTTGTTtacaagaaacaaacaaacaaacaaacaaagcaacacatgTAAAATAGAAGATATTTGGCTCTTCTGGAAATGGAGGACAAAATCAATGGAAGGGAACAGTCTGTCCATCTTGAAGATGGACTCTCTTGTAAagccacacacagatatccTCAGTTTTTTTTAGCAGTTGTTCACCAACATTTGGATCAATTCTATCCAAGTCTAAAAGGATTTGACCAAATCAAATTATTGCCATTGAATGGTGAAGAACTCAGGTCAGTAAGTGCCTTCTGTAAATATTGTATGTACAGTCTGAGAAATCTTGTAGATAATAATTGGAAGGTAGATTTTGTACAATATTGGACATTCAAAAAGACATGAGAAATGAATTCAGTGTAAAATGTACGTTTttaacgctgtgctttgccatcaAAACCAGCATGTGCGGGTTTATGCTTATGCTATAGGGGACATTGGCTTACTATGAGCTTCCTTTGGGTCCAACGGTGCTTACAGTCCTTAGAGGACTGAGTCTGTTTAAACGATCAGTGAAAAAACAAGTCTGAATGGCAAAGACTCGTATCCAAAAGCATGTAAGGTACAATAAGTGCTGGTGTTTCAAAAGTATTTCTCAGTTTGTCCCCTACATGTGAGGACTGTTGCTCTACGTGTCCTTGACATGTCTGACCATAGAGGATGGAAAGACTTTTTCACTTTTGTAAGAAACATTCTCTATTGAATCAACAGAAAGGCTTTTTGATGTTACGTCTGGGCATAAATATGAGTTTTTCCCCTTTGAGAGATCGGATATCTGATGGTTAACTCACTAATTGCCTGTTGACTGTAACAAGGAAGAACAACACTTCCCACTTTGTTTGGATAGATAATGCTCACTTAAACAATGTTAGTTTAACCAGATAGAAGTTGGGTTTTTCCCATTATTCCCACAATGCCCTATTCCATATtaaagtctgtgtctgtgcgtgtgtctggacCTGAATGACATTGCCACAGGCTTTTGATGACACCTGTTTCATTCATCTACTGATCCTTAGCAGTAGCGCATGTTAAGCACCTGTTGTTTGAATTCTCATTTATTTATGTGAACGTGTTAGCTGCACGGACTGTAAAGACATTGTAAATATAGATGATGTATACTTCTTACAAGGCCCTCTTAAACAGACTAAATGCTGCTAATGGGTGAAAACAAAAGAATTTAagtaattttttattaatgttTCGAAGAATATCTGTTACAATCTCTGGATCAATTGTCTGTCTTTGTTAATGACTTTGGTTCACTGGGAATGTGTGAAGCAGTCAGTCTGTGCGCAGCTCTGATACAGCCAAAACCTTTGAGCTAAGTGGGACATTGTTGAAGACTAATATCGCATGGTTGATGGGAGTGGCCACATGTTTGTTAAAAGTATTGTTATCGTCTGTAGTTTTATTTCTGTGCGTATTTATAACATGGTTTGGTTTGGCATTTTTTCCATCGTATTGAGTATTTAATGAATAAGTTATAGATTTGTTTGACTATTTTGCATTGATACAGTAGGATATTATATTCATTACCTTGTTTATGTATTCATGTTCATGTGGACTGCTGCCAGTTTTATGTTGATGGTACTTCATGGACATTGGCTACAGAAAGCCAGTCTTGCActgtttctcttcttcctccgtCACACAGACATAGCCTGCATGCAGAGACTCGTGCTACATCCTCAATCTCAATGGGAGTCTGCTTTTGTACATTCTTCTATTCAACAGTAGTCGTAATGGAATGGCACCTTGAAGGGATTAACATTTATTTTCAATGTGAAATAAAAGTATTTGTCTTCTATGTTTTCTGTTTCCTTGTGCTTTTTATCCCGTTaatgccatgtactgtatatgctgtcCACCATACTGTAAGCAATTGGGAAGATCTGTTTCAGCAACAACATGCACAGTCACACTAGCGCTGTTGTATAATTTTACAAGTTGCTGAGAAATAATTTGCAAGAATTTCCAAAAGCAATTCATGTGTATACCTGGGATTCCTGTCTCAAATTACTTACTCTACATCTTTGCTCCTCACCCATGCCAGTTTAGGGAGCGGGACCGTGCTGTGCTGAGCCTTGGGAGTAAGAGGTGTGGCTAACGGAGCCCCCTGGTCACCTGAGGTTCTGGATCATATGGAGGAGGGGGCAGCGGAAGCCTAGCATGAGGGGGGCGGGATGGGGGCAGATGGCCAGGCTGCCGTTAGATAGGGGGGCTCAAGGACACCTTGGACAATCAGAGGGGGGTCACAACCCCTTGAGTTGAGGCTTTAGACGCAGCTGATTGGCCAGTGCGGTGCAGTCTAATCTGATGGAGGGGGCGGGATTTCAAGGCTCCTCAAGCCAAGTGCAGGTTTTGAGAGTGGGTCACAGCAGGGAGAGACAGCATCGTCTTGACAGGTAagagtcactctctctcactcactcagtctcagCTGGGGACTCACTAACCCCTAGACCCTTTTAACTTGGACTTAAACTGACAACTACATGCTTAACTCAGAACTGGTTTTGTCCTTGTAAACCCCCCACCTCATTTCTAATTTTTGTGAACTGTTGTGATTTCACTGTATAATCTATAATGGTCATTGCTTTTAGCACCTGCAAAGATGTGCATGATTTTAAATCTCAGAATGACATTTAGTGTTAAATAACTGTTGTACATCCAAGGCTTTGCATATGGCACCTAAATTGTTAATTTATCAAGTCACAAAATGTACAATAGGAATTTGTCCTTGCTGTCAATCTCTAATAATCTAAACAAAGCTGAAATCCATTATTCTTACTCCTCCTTCACATCTGATGTTATAGCCTAATCTTTTAGAGCGAGACCCAGTAATCCATAGAAGGCAAAGCCATAGATATGAAATCATTGCAAAGCACAAGACGACCCACCTGTTCCCTCATGTCACCCCGCCGGGTTTCGAGGCACAGTTTAATTTCCACTGAATTTGCAAGCGGTCAGACTGTCAGCTGGACTCTACGCTTGACTCGCTCACGTAGGCTACTCCCCACCCTGCGTTTTGGCTGGAGGTTCTGCACATGTGACCGGTTCAGAATGTCACGGCAGGGCAGTAGAACTAATGGTGGGGAGGGCagtttagggggggggggggtgcttatATGCCAAAAGAGACTTGTGTCCACGCTCTTAAATTAGTAGACTGGGTCTAGTTACAGAGAGAGATTCAAAGTGTTCTGGCATTCAGTCATCAGCACATAATCACGCAACTGCACTTCAAAAGGGGAGAGGGCAAAGGAAGAGTCAAGTGGAATGGAAAGAGCTCATTTTTGTCATCAGACGTACGTAGTTAGGATAACTCGCACATGGGGTTCATTATTTGACGTACTGCTTTTTATACGATCTTAACCTTGTCATGAAAGACACGACCAAATGTGACTGACTGCGGAAAATCTTGCGGTAGAGGTCAAATAGGACAGGGGGCTTAACTGAGAGCTTACCATTCAGTGAGACTCAAACGTTTCACATGTATCATCAGCTTACATGAAAACAGTATCACTTAAAGATCAAACAGGCATCCCTCTGGCTGACATGAGGGAAGTGCATAGCATAGTTTACCCATCAATGGGTTATTGCCCTTAGACATCAGTTATGGAGCAGTAGATTTGTAAAGAGCTCAGGTGAGGTCTTCAGATGACACATGTGACAGCATTACAGCAAAGCTGACCTATAGTGACGTGTGCAGAAACGAAAGACAGACATCTGACTGGAGTTCTCTTTTAGGAAACGAGAGCATTCAGGTAGAGTGCCCTGCCTGTGACCCCTAGAGCAAGATGAGAAATGCAGAATATGGCCTCGGTCTATTGACAGCTCATTCAAGGCTGCTACGTGATTTTAGCGAGAAAATTGGATGGAGAATTACAGTCCTTTCATGCTATCACTCTTAGCAAGTTGCTAACAACACAAAGATCATGGGTTCACTTCTAAGAACTCACTCATTCATCTTGTATTGTATATGCCTTGTATgtataatattgtttttttttcatgaacatACTCTCTCTTTGGTATTTCCAGTTGAACCCCCTGTGACTTAACCATGGCGTCCACTTTCACCAAGATGTTGAGTGGTCGCAACACAGCTGTGTTGCTGGCCAGCCTCGGCGTTGGCACCGCTGCAACTGGCTACATGCTGAGTGACAATGCAGCCGTGTCTGCCAGAGACCGGTCAAAGCTATACCCACCAaggtgacagacacacacacacacacacacacacacctatggcaTAACTACTCAGCTAAGTATACACACCCATAAAGCCACATTTACATGGATGACATAAACACTCTCATATAATCGTGTAATCTCACTTCCCTGTATTCTCAGATTCCCTGTACACAATGGACAATTGCATGTAGTGTACTTTCATCGAAGAGTACGGACAGGCAATCCATTTGGGTTCCCATTAACTTGGACTGAGTGTAGGAGTAAtagaaaacagagacagacagagagagagagagagcgagagagagagcgagagagagagaagcagagggaaagagagggtgcCAGATTAATTTGATACTCTGAAGTTTCACTGGTCATCAGGCCCAACGCGAACTTGGCTGTCGCTGCAGCATAACTGAGTCAAAGGTGACGCGAGGTGGGAAGAGGAAATCTAAGGAGCTTAGACTACAGGGGGCCAGTGGCCTCCCGCAACCTCCTCTATAGACTCCCACAGCCACTAGACAAAAGATCAGCAAAGATAAGATCAGATCAGCAACACCTATAAGCCTCTAGCtcgagtggagagagagagagagagagagagagagagagagagagagagagagagagagacatgatggTACTCCACTCCTGATCTACACGAATGGAAATAGATCTAATAACCCCTCTTCTCATTTTAAACTGATCACTGAAAGGCACTGCCCCCAAGGTCAGAGAAACATTAGCTTCTTGCATAGATATAGTACATACAGTTGTGCATCCGGTATCTTAGAAggcatttatttattgatgatacattattattattcattcacaaagaaaattggtgttcttaaaggttggatgtcttcctcttttctcattttattgattaagacattaagatcaatttccaaaagatgatttttttttattttagtttctCTTTTTAGTCATCTTCAGGACATATTCTTATGAGCACATACACTGGTCAAGTGAATTCAAAGGATTTAAGGATTCAAATGATTCAGATAATGAAAATGGTCATAGATTTGCGGCTCAAAGAGGGTTGGGTTAGAGAtccaagaaaacaaaggcaatTACAGTAGATATGTCTATTTGTCCATGTTTTATATCTATATTGCAGTGGGtatgaaaatgtttttctagttttgttTTTTGGCCAAAACAGCTCTAAAGCTCTAAAGAAGTTGTGAGGAATTTTTTAAATGTACAAACGCTCCACAGATATTGCAACCATATTTAACTTTCCTTGCTTTGAGTTATGTTGTTGGTTAATACATTACATAACATACTGTGATATTACTACCACAACGTATAGACTTAATCTTGGACAGCCAATTCACACAGCTCATAACAATAAAGCTTTTGAATGATTTGTTCCCCCCCCCAACAGCGCTGACTTCCCAGATCTCCGTAAGCATAATAACTGCATGGCAACTGCCCTTACCCCAGCCATCTATGCCAAGCTGAGGGACAAGAAGACCCCTGGCAACTGGACCCTGGACCAGTGCATCCAGACAGGAGTGGACAACCCTGGGCATCCCTTCATCAAGACCGTTGGCATGGTGGCAGGAGATGAGGAAAGCTATGAGGTAGGCTACAGAGGACAACATGATAAGAACATTTCAACACTGGCAAATTAAAGCACAATGCATAGTAATATCAACTAGCCAATAACAGAGCTACGACTCGTCATGATGACTAGCGTCCTGGTTTCACTGCTATTTGTCCTGTACCCATCCCTCATATATGTTTTTCTGTGCGTATTTACCCAGGTGTTTGCTGATATTTTTAACCCAATCATTTTGGACAGACACAACGGCTACGACCCTACGAAAATGACACACCACACGGATCTGGATTCCTCCAAGGTTGCtgttctatctctccatctccattccatcacagttttacatttacacttacATGTATTCACTTAGcaaatgcttttatccaaagagacttacgaAAATGTGGAATAACATTCCAGCCACAATGTAGAGGAGACCTTACGAACCAATTGATACTGCATCAATCAATACTATTAGATGATGAAAGTGTAGATGTGATAAGTACACTGttaaaaaatgaatgtgttgtccctgtctggacatagagatgtatatatatatatatatatatatatatatatatatatatatatatatatatatatataaacaccataagttgtgttgttgcaagttgagttattttcaacacaacaCTGTGTAACAAATTACAAAAGGAAacagcacaaactgtgttgactctatctggacgtGTTAAAAacaaagttgtgttgttttcaacacatttgtttaagaGTGTATTAGTCCAAGTGTAAAAGGAGGCAGtaatagaagaagaagagaaagagggaggaaaaggacACAAAACATCAATGTTCTCACactttctcctccttcctcatGTCATTTCATCATTGATATGTTCTTTCTCTGTCGTCTCCTtcctcgtcccccccccccccctcccccccacccacccacctccaaCAGCTCACCAACGGCGTGTTTGATGACCGCTACGTGCTCTCCTCTCGTGTGCGCACCGGGCGCAGCATCCGCGGCCTCAGCCTCCCCCCCGCGTGTACGCGTGCCGAGCGGCGGGAGGTAGAGCGTGTGGTGGTCACTGCCCTGGCTGGCCTCAAGGGGGACCTTGCCGGTCGCTACTACAGCCTGGGCGACATGACGGAGCAAGAGCAGCAGAGACTAATTGACGTGAGTTCACTGGCAGCTCATTGCACACAGAGGTCAAACCTACacttaagagagagagtgactttTATGCTGAGCCGATATGCATTTCGGTCAAGGCTGGCGTTAtttctaagagagagagagtaaggaagAGCCACAGTTATAGGCCTACCACTGATTAAATTCTCTAGCAAACATGATGCACA
Encoded proteins:
- the ckmt2a gene encoding creatine kinase, mitochondrial 2a (sarcomeric), with amino-acid sequence MASTFTKMLSGRNTAVLLASLGVGTAATGYMLSDNAAVSARDRSKLYPPSADFPDLRKHNNCMATALTPAIYAKLRDKKTPGNWTLDQCIQTGVDNPGHPFIKTVGMVAGDEESYEVFADIFNPIILDRHNGYDPTKMTHHTDLDSSKLTNGVFDDRYVLSSRVRTGRSIRGLSLPPACTRAERREVERVVVTALAGLKGDLAGRYYSLGDMTEQEQQRLIDDHFLFDKPVSPLLTCAGMARDWPDARGIWHNNSKTFLIWINEEDHTRVISMEKGGNMKRVFDRFCNGLKQVEHLIQERGWEFMWNKRLGYVLTCPSNLGTGLRAGVHVKLPKLSQDPRFNKILDNLRLQKRGTGGVDTAAVGDTFDISNADRLGRSELELVQAVVDGVNYLIECEKRLEKGQNITVPAPVSHFKK